From a single Drosophila sulfurigaster albostrigata strain 15112-1811.04 chromosome 3, ASM2355843v2, whole genome shotgun sequence genomic region:
- the LOC133842344 gene encoding ribonuclease kappa: MNLICNKKCSIFCLFISIWGLIQLLVMGVCFSFNALAFVTHLPLEESYDNLQEFRSDSDRLYKDVALRFYATAALYGVFATLSLLCIRLKKRQMIREKNAEIRRSHLV; this comes from the coding sequence ATGAACTTGATTTGCAACAAGAAGTGCTCGATATTCTGCTTGTTCATCAGCATCTGGGGCCTCATTCAGCTGCTGGTGATGGGCGTCTGCTTCTCCTTCAACGCCCTCGCCTTTGTCACCCACCTGCCGTTGGAGGAAAGCTACGATAATCTGCAGGAATTTCGCAGTGACTCCGATCGCCTCTACAAGGATGTTGCTCTACGCTTCTATGCCACAGCCGCTTTATACGGCGTGTTTGCCACGCTTTCGCTGCTCTGCATACGTTTGAAGAAGCGGCAGATGATAAGGGAAAAGAATGCAGAGATTCGTCGCAGTCATCTTGTTTGA
- the LOC133841602 gene encoding uncharacterized protein LOC133841602 isoform X1 translates to MQFCVIEKVLNSADILFANCFTYNKLKMDPLDTDRECCRAKKRKMFNTQNDLEKRMREMEHSMKKQMMDLQRKINKVNESLMSLLDYKNTQHRKTMFPLQTEDDVCEMDRKVAESPSEFVDIFRRMLMPEGLTKNLERVLSSDLLMKFNFTGTVKMMAFDKFVHLNNAMYEAIKEDDLSFVEYTKEVREAFSKIKNRLYKSRQKHRTEQQYDN, encoded by the exons ATGCAGTTTTGTGTGATTGAAAAGGTACTTAACAGCGCtg ATATATTGTTCGCAAACTGCTTCACTtataacaaattgaaaatggatcCCTTAGACACGGATCGTGAATGCTGTCGCGCGAAGAAGAGAAAAATGTTCAACACACAAA ACGACCTGGAAAAGCGAATGAGAGAAATGGAAC attctatgaaaaaacaaatgatgGATCTGCAAC GTAAAATTAATAAGGTAAACGAAAGTCTTATGTCATTATTGgattataaaaatacacaacatCGAAAAACCATGTTTCCTCTCCAAACCGAAGACGATGTATGTGAAATGGACAGAAAAGTTGCAGAATCACCGAGTGAATTT GTGGACATATTCAGAAGAATGCTAATGCCAGAAGGCCTTACTAAGAATCTTGAAAGAGTCTTAAGTTCAGATCTtctaatgaaattcaattttaccGGGACGGTAAAGATGATGGCTTTCGACAAATTTGTCCACCTTAATAATGCTATGTATG AGGCTATCAAAGAAGATGATCTGAGTTTCGTTGAATATACGAAGGAAGTTCGAGAGGCCTtctcaaaaatcaaaaatcgttTGTATAAATCTCGACAAAAACATAGAACCGAACAACAATatgataattaa
- the LOC133841602 gene encoding uncharacterized protein LOC133841602 isoform X2: MDPLDTDRECCRAKKRKMFNTQNDLEKRMREMEHSMKKQMMDLQRKINKVNESLMSLLDYKNTQHRKTMFPLQTEDDVCEMDRKVAESPSEFVDIFRRMLMPEGLTKNLERVLSSDLLMKFNFTGTVKMMAFDKFVHLNNAMYEAIKEDDLSFVEYTKEVREAFSKIKNRLYKSRQKHRTEQQYDN; the protein is encoded by the exons atggatcCCTTAGACACGGATCGTGAATGCTGTCGCGCGAAGAAGAGAAAAATGTTCAACACACAAA ACGACCTGGAAAAGCGAATGAGAGAAATGGAAC attctatgaaaaaacaaatgatgGATCTGCAAC GTAAAATTAATAAGGTAAACGAAAGTCTTATGTCATTATTGgattataaaaatacacaacatCGAAAAACCATGTTTCCTCTCCAAACCGAAGACGATGTATGTGAAATGGACAGAAAAGTTGCAGAATCACCGAGTGAATTT GTGGACATATTCAGAAGAATGCTAATGCCAGAAGGCCTTACTAAGAATCTTGAAAGAGTCTTAAGTTCAGATCTtctaatgaaattcaattttaccGGGACGGTAAAGATGATGGCTTTCGACAAATTTGTCCACCTTAATAATGCTATGTATG AGGCTATCAAAGAAGATGATCTGAGTTTCGTTGAATATACGAAGGAAGTTCGAGAGGCCTtctcaaaaatcaaaaatcgttTGTATAAATCTCGACAAAAACATAGAACCGAACAACAATatgataattaa
- the LOC133845441 gene encoding uncharacterized protein LOC133845441 isoform X1: MDIFDEDDDNHDCSMAVESSILDMQNELVKRMVEMQNTMNNQFKELHRSLNLTNRHIEALKDKKKIKQLKCNFPFKTEEELAEIDEKIAVSPAAYLPIFEGKLMPEGVVINLEKIVSRDLALQINFRGTAKMKPFDKYIHLNKVMYEATTTIDRNFSDYQSNMRTAFARIKNRAHKSNSRQNLKKAKASIKN; the protein is encoded by the exons ATGGATATTTTCGACGAGGACGACGACAATCATGATTGCTCTATGGCTGTGGAGAGCTCAATATTGGATATGCAAA ATGAACTGGTAAAGCGTATGGTTGAAATGCAAA ATACAATGAATAATCAATTTAAGGAGTTGCACC GCAGTCTGAACCTGACAAATCGTCATATTGAAGCTTtgaaagataaaaaaaaaataaagcaactaaaatgcaattttcctTTTAAAACCGAAGAAGAATTGGCAGAAATAGACGAGAAAATTGCCGTGTCACCAGCAGCCTAT TTACCTATTTTCGAGGGAAAACTAATGCCGGAAGGAGTCGTCATAAATCTTGAAAAGATTGTATCTCGAGATCTtgctttacaaattaattttcgcGGAACCGCCAAAATGAAGCCGTTCGATAAATACATTCACCTAAATAAAGTAATGTATG agGCTACGACTACAATCGATCGAAATTTTAGTGATTACCAGAGTAATATGCGCACTGCATTTGCAAGGATCAAAAATCGTGCGCATAAATCGAACTCGCgacaaaatctaaaaaaagcaaaagcgtcaataaaaaattaa
- the LOC133845441 gene encoding uncharacterized protein LOC133845441 isoform X2 encodes MDIFDEDDDNHDCSMAVESSILDMQNKLAKRMVEMQNTMNNQFKELHRSLNLTNRHIEALKDKKKIKQLKCNFPFKTEEELAEIDEKIAVSPAAYLPIFEGKLMPEGVVINLEKIVSRDLALQINFRGTAKMKPFDKYIHLNKVMYEATTTIDRNFSDYQSNMRTAFARIKNRAHKSNSRQNLKKAKASIKN; translated from the exons ATGGATATTTTCGATGAGGACGACGACAACCATGATTGCTCTATGGCTGTGGAGAGCTCAATATTGGATATGCAAA ATAAACTGGCAAAGCGTATGGTTGAAATGCAAA ATACAATGAATAATCAATTTAAGGAGTTGCACC GCAGTCTGAACCTGACAAATCGTCATATTGAAGCTTtgaaagataaaaaaaaaataaagcaactaaaatgcaattttcctTTTAAAACCGAAGAAGAATTGGCAGAAATAGACGAGAAAATTGCCGTGTCACCAGCAGCCTAT TTACCTATTTTCGAGGGAAAACTAATGCCGGAAGGAGTCGTCATAAATCTTGAAAAGATTGTATCTCGAGATCTtgctttacaaattaattttcgcGGAACCGCCAAAATGAAGCCGTTCGATAAATACATTCACCTAAATAAAGTAATGTATG agGCTACGACTACAATCGATCGAAATTTTAGTGATTACCAGAGTAATATGCGCACTGCATTTGCAAGGATCAAAAATCGTGCGCATAAATCGAACTCGCgacaaaatctaaaaaaagcaaaagcgtcaataaaaaattaa
- the LOC133845442 gene encoding uncharacterized protein LOC133845442 isoform X2, producing the protein MKIVNGKLLLQWIPLKLNPSIDDENECCRYELEKRMNEMETAGFSEDSSAGRHDQKNIERIMTRDLLMKINFAGSGTKKAFDKYIVWGVSN; encoded by the exons ATGAAAATAGTTAATGG TAAATTACTTTTACAATGGATCCCTTTAAAATTGAACCCTTCGATTGATGATGAGAACGAGTGTTGTCGGT ATGAATTGGAAAaacgaatgaatgaaatggaaa ctGCCGGTTTTTCAGAGGATTCTAGTGCTGGAAGGCAtgaccaaaaaaatatagagaGAATCATGACTAGAGACCTtcttatgaaaataaattttgccgGAAGTGGTACGAAGAAGGCATTTGATAAGTATATTGTATG GGGCGTcagcaactaa
- the LOC133845442 gene encoding uncharacterized protein LOC133845442 isoform X1, translating into MKIVLDRAAVGASMKIVNGKLLLQWIPLKLNPSIDDENECCRYELEKRMNEMETAGFSEDSSAGRHDQKNIERIMTRDLLMKINFAGSGTKKAFDKYIVWGVSN; encoded by the exons atgaaaattgttttagaCAGAGCAGCTGTCGGTGCCTCCATGAAAATAGTTAATGG TAAATTACTTTTACAATGGATCCCTTTAAAATTGAACCCTTCGATTGATGATGAGAACGAGTGTTGTCGGT ATGAATTGGAAAaacgaatgaatgaaatggaaa ctGCCGGTTTTTCAGAGGATTCTAGTGCTGGAAGGCAtgaccaaaaaaatatagagaGAATCATGACTAGAGACCTtcttatgaaaataaattttgccgGAAGTGGTACGAAGAAGGCATTTGATAAGTATATTGTATG GGGCGTcagcaactaa
- the LOC133845440 gene encoding cuticle protein 16.5, giving the protein MHAMNLQLQFSVNDAKTNIRQKDSNMKLLILCTLLAAANAAPGLLDYGLGHTAPAISYGHAEPAISYAHAAPAISYAHAAPAVTYAAAAPVIKSYAPAISYAAPTVVKSYAPAISYAAPAPVIKSYAPAISYAAPTVLKSYAAPVAVAAPVVKAVAAPATSYSHFSSVVSHATPIIKSYAAAPIVKSYAAPAISYAAPAVVKSYAAPAISYQPTLLKSYAAAPALSLGGYDDHYGYH; this is encoded by the exons ATGCACGCAATGAATTTACAGTTGCAATTCTCAGTCAACGACGCCAAGACAAATATACGACAAAAAGACTCCAACATGAAACTATTG ATTCTGTGCactttgttggctgctgcGAACGCTGCTCCCGGCCTCCTCGACTACGGCTTGGGACACACGGCACCAGCCATTAGCTATGGACATGCTGAGCCAGCCATCAGCTATGCTCATGCTGCACCCGCCATTAGCTATGCCCATGCTGCTCCAGCGGTCACTTATGCGGCAGCTGCGCCAGTCATTAAATCCTATGCGCCTGCCATCAGCTATGCTGCTCCCACAGTCGTCAAATCCTACGCGCCTGCCATCAGCTATGCTGCTCCGGCTCCAGTGATCAAATCCTATGCTCCAGCCATCAGCTATGCCGCTCCCACGGTGCTCAAGTCGTACGCTGCTccagttgctgtcgctgcccCTGTGGTCaaggctgttgctgctccggCTACCAGCTACTCCCACTTCAGTTCG GTTGTTTCCCACGCTACGCCCATCATCAAGTCCTACGCTGCTGCTCCCATTGTCAAGTCCTATGCCGCTCCAGCCATTAGCTACGCTGCTCCAGCTGTCGTCAAGTCGTATGCCGCTCCAGCGATCAGCTATCAGCCAACTCTGCTGAAATCCTATGCTGCAGCACCTGCTCTGTCATTGGGCGGATACGATGATCACTATGGCTACCACTAA
- the LOC133845433 gene encoding proton-gated ion channel subunit pbo-5: protein MTSNITFIKWLISALLCLALAQRPVAVKSRYNISFAQLDTCDSINIDTSQGYSYKDFFMVHRLNNNNIKDNERLHLKFYVLTSMDAHILLSVTSHPRHTDRVYEIVIGAGGNTFSAIRTNMGIRRVSTNQDPQLLSIYEPTPIEIVQTKDGDLFVYIPGFKTEALLHYLDASALTINYISFSTFGVNSARWFYDCAFDGYTNEMEKEQRTLSHEDRLLSALIYQGQNSSLPTNLTELKFNFQMRSLAYNQPSALLHTRMQLVLHWTDPRLQWEPENYGQLKSFVHPHLQIWLPQIVALNAALDGFGDVLRNFEVRVYSNGNVTVMASNLELRTYCVDTARNWPNERLNCDIQLGVEENSGHIDLIFDQQQQPLAPNEHVNTPSGWTFIEIAVSHVDNSSDMRYTSDGTIQTISGDVVIGFIIQRNSSFYKQVFVMPLIACQIFIVLSFVLRGYRRGALILIVLVLTAWGLMYITRYASPNYVPPLMCAYQHIMHISIYCYLLHIVIMWLERYPPRDKPNDYLMAIINSSPLRLVLGLRFSDSTEFCDIQSQPWRQFSKILNNLSFIVINICFIVINLIPISNV from the exons ATGACTAGCAATATTACATTCATTAAATGGCTTATCAGTGCTCTGCTGTGCCTGGCTCTGGCTCAGCGTCCGGTGGCAGTGAAAAGTCGATACAATATCAGTTTCGCCCAATTGGATACATGCGATAGCATCAACATTGACACCAGCCAAGGATACAGCTACAAAGATTTCTTCATGGTACACCgcttgaacaacaacaacatcaaggaCAATGAGAGactgcatttgaaattttatgtgCTCACCAGCATGGATGCCCATATCTTGCTCTCAGTTACCAGTCATCCTCGACACACGGATCGGGTCTACGAAATCG TGATAGGGGCAGGCGGAAATACGTTTTCCGCGATACGAACGAACATGGGCATAAGACGAGTGTCCACAAATCAAGATCCACAACTCTTATCAATCTACGAGCCAACGCCAATTGAAATTGTGCAAACAAAGG ATGGTGATCTATTCGTTTATATTCCTGGTTTCAAAACGGAGGCGCTGCTGCATTATCTAGACGCCTCGGCACTGACCATCAACTATATTAGCTTCAGCACCTTTGGCGTAAATAGTGCTCGCTGGTTTTACGATTGTGCCTTTGATGGATACA CCAATGAAATGGAGAAGGAACAGCGCACACTATCGCATGAGGATCGATTGCTGAGCGCACTCATCTACCAAGGGCAGAACAGCAGTCTTCCTACTAATCTAACCGAACTCAAATTCAACTTTCAAATGCGATCGCTGGCTTATAATCAACCAAGTGCATTGTTGCACACACGCATGCAGCTGGTGTTGCACTGGACTGATCCTCGGCTGCAGTGGGAGCCAGAAAACTACGGTCAATTAAAATCCTTTGTGCATCCACATTTGCAAATTTGGTTGCCACAGATTGTGGCACTTAA CGCTGCTTTAGATGGTTTCGGAGACGTGCTAAGGAACTTCGAGGTGCGTGTTTACAGTAATGGCAACGTCACCGTCATGGCCAGCAATCTAGAGCTGAGAACCTATTGCGTGGACACGGCTCGCAATTGGCCCAATGAACGCCTCAATTGCGACATTCAACTTGGTGTTGAGGAGAATAGTGGTCACATTGACTTGATTTTcgatcaacagcaacaacctcTGGCACCCAATGAGCATGTGAACACTCCATCTGGCTGgacatttattgaaattgccgTCTCACACGTGGACAACTCCTCGGACATGCGATATACGTCCGATGGCACGATTCAGACCATTTCCGGGGATGTCGTCATTGGTTTTATCATTCAGCGCAATAGCAGCTTCTACAAGCAGGTCTTTGTCATGCCTCTGATTG CGTGTCAGATCTTTATAGTGCTATCGTTTGTACTCCGCGGTTATCGACGTGGTGCTCTAATCCTCATTGTTCTCGTGCTGACAGCCTGGGGCCTGATGTATATTACTCGCTACGCCTCGCCCAATTATGTGCCGCCCTTGA TGTGTGCCTATCAGCACATTATGCATATCTCTATATATTGCTACTTGTTGCACATTGTTATCATGTGGCTGGAACGATATCCACCACGCGACAAGCCAAATGATTACCTTATGGCCATAATAAATTCATCGCCATTGCGTCTTGTGCTGGGACTTCGCTTTTCAGAT TCAACGGAATTTTGCGATATTCAATCGCAGCCCTGGCGCCAATTTTCCAAGATACTTAACAATCTTAGTTTTATTGTGATTAATATATGCTTTATTGTGATTAATCTTATCCCAATATCCAACgtttaa
- the LOC133841777 gene encoding golgin subfamily A member 2: MPDDTQDAKAQKLAAARKKLKEYQQRNNNNVDEAAGTNTNSSTVSIASNLSERSDCELSLSNGGVATQSPPPIEQATTATATVAAAYFTQPLLNPVESLTQPIWPHNGQNDTNLQTIQVLIAEKAQLSTELTKSRHVCRERELELEELRTEHGQATQRLEQLQQRFQEQQQSAEQQRQQFAELQHRLQKTCAQTTDQQTHLSELEAQVQQVNTRYDELQQQHTGKCNELEMAQLRLRQLSDESNVNADNRIESLTQTQYMYEQQIRDLQQMVTQLTQDKDQAAIQYQNYVANLNERNSELGEECSQLKERERQLVDHVGGLEREIQKNLALQAQYKEAASQQEQAGKEPKPEAVPSAELKELQERISDFEFERHEFQLKIKSQDDQLQLKDEAFSELQQELHRLQTEQPDQVKLMATMESDKVAASRALSQNVEMKQQLDELEQRFVQLTNDKVELVNKLDAEQFANREMRTNYASMEQKLQTNEERFKFKDEEMIRLSHENVELQRTQLMLQQQLDRLQHYEAKAYHSDEPKEATEITEGAVEAQEHDHHHHHEHDHNAHAHEHGDHQNNHKHNHDHDHTHEHHHHHAHDEHHAHNDDHAHSEHCSSGQTPSLPTAEAVEKLQSRFTTLISQVADLTEEKHSLEHLVLQLQSETETIGEYIALYQTQRRMLKQREYEKAAQMRLLKAEREQLREKIDALNKLVGSLGLATTLSAEQQQQSVADNGNASEQHQQLLHQADQEKDCENSQQILHKIQDIISEIKENTEQSPPSLSSGGPTDHAVDHLNCCLGKFEVV; this comes from the exons ATGCCAGACGACACGCAAGATGCCAAAGCACAGAAATTGGCTGCTGCTCGTAAAAAG CTCAAGGAATACCagcagcgcaacaacaacaacgttgacGAAGCAGCTGGCACCAATACCAACTCATCCACTGTCAGCATTGCCAGCAATTTATCGGAACGCTCCGATTGTGAGTTGAGCTTGAGCAACGGTGGCGTCGCAACGCAGTCGCCTCCTCCAATTGAGCAGgcgacaactgcaacagctaCAGTTGCGGCTGCATATTTTACACAGCCACTGTTGAATCCCGTGGAGTCGCTAACCCAGCCCATTTGGCCGCACAATGGCCAGAACGATACCAATTTGCAGACTATTCAAGTGCTGATCGCTGAGAAGGCGCAACTCAGCACCGAATTAACCAAGAGCCGGCATGTATGTCGCGAGCGtgaactggagctggaggaACTGCGCACTGAGCATGGCCAAGCAACTCAACGCCTGGAACAGCTGCAACAGCGCTttcaggagcaacagcaaagtgCGGAGCAACAGCGTCAACAATTTGCCGAGCTGCAACACAGGTTGCAGAAGACATGCGCTCAAACTACCGATCAGCAGACCCATCTGAGTGAGCTGGAGGCCCAAGTGCAACAGGTGAACACACGTTACGAtgagctgcagcaacagcatacCGGCAAATGCAATGAGCTGGAAATGGCACAACTGCGTCTACGTCAGCTTTCGGATGAGTCCAATGTCAATGCCGACAATCGTATTGAATCCCTCACGCAAACGCAGTATATGTATGAGCAGCAGATTCGCGATCTGCAGCAGATGGTAACACAGTTGACTCAGGACAAGGATCAGGCGGCCATACAATATCAAAATTACGTcgcaaatttaaatgaacgTAACTCAGAGTTAGGCGAGGAGTGCAGCCAGCTGAAGGAACGTGAGCGTCAGCTGGTGGATCATGTCGGCGGATTGGAGCgggaaatacaaaaaaatttggCACTACAGGCACAGTACAAGGAGGCAGCTAGCCAGCAGGAGCAGGCAGGCAAGGAGCCAAAGCCAGAG GCTGTGCCCAGTGCTGAGTTAAAAGAGCTGCAGGAGCGCATCAGTGATTTTGAGTTTGAACGCCATGAATTCCAGTTGAAGATTAAATCACAGGACGATCAGCTGCAGTTAAAGGACGAGGCATTCAGTGAACTGCAGCAGGAATTGCATCGACTGCAAACAGAGCAACCGGATCAGGTCAAGCTGATGGCAACCATGGAGTCTGACAAAGTGGCTGCCTCACGGGCTCTAAGccaaaatgttgaaatgaaaCAGCAACTGGACGAGCTGGAGCAGCGTTTTGTCCAATTGACCAACGACAAGGTCGAGCTGGTTAATAAGCTGGATGCCGAGCAGTTTGCGAATCGCGAGATGCGTACCAATTATGCCAGTATGGAGCAAAAGCTGCAGACGAACGAGGAGCGCTTCAAGTTTAAGGACGAGGAAATGATACGACTCTCGCATGAGAATGTCGAGCTGCAGCGCACACAGTtgatgttgcagcaacagctcgaTCGATTACAGCACTATGAA GCCAAGGCTTATCACAGTGACGAGCCAAAGGAGGCGACTGAAATTACAGAAGGTGCTGTGGAGGCACAGGAACAtgatcatcaccatcatcatgaGCACGATCACAATGCACATGCGCACGAGCACGGAGATCATCAGAACAATCACAAGCACAACCACGATCACGATCACACACATGagcatcaccatcatcatgcCCATGATGAGCACCATGCTCATAATGATGATCATGCCCATTCTGAGCATTGCTCCAGCGGCCAGACACCATCGCTGCCCACCGCTGAGGCTGTGGAAAAGCTGCAGTCACGCTTTACAACGCTGATCAGTCAAGTCGCTGATCTTACCGAGGAAAAGCATAGCTTGGAGCATCTAGTGCTGCAACTGCAGAGTGAAACGGAAACTATTGGCGAATACATCGCCCTGTATCAGACACAGCGTCGCATGCTAAAGCAGCGTGAGTATGAGAAGGCAGCACAGATGCGTCTGCTCAAAGCAGAGCGTGAACAGCTGCGTGAAAAGATTGATGCGCTAAACAAACTGGTGGGCAGCTTAGGATTGGCAACAACGTTATccgcagagcaacaacaacaatcagtgGCAGATAATGGCAACGCATCGgagcaacatcaacagttGTTGCATCAAGCGGATCAAGAGAAGGATTGCGAGAACTCGCAACAAATATTGCACAAGATACAGGACATCATTAGCGAAATCAAAGAGAATACCGAGCAGTCGCCCCCATCTTTGTCCAGCGGTGGACCGACCGATCATGCTGTTGATCATTTGAACTGTTGCCTTGGCAAGTTCGAGGTGGTCTAA
- the LOC133846417 gene encoding shugoshin has translation MEQYKLINAQLIHQVQSQRLLIHQLQEAEILLKRKLMEAHEERLAEAQYNEYKLKIAIKNLYESLSLNAVDNNIHFSINRAQKSQSQSQSQPQASENGRSTKSSRLCSEFRRSSILLERSATISPRRSRRSSKTLIEATSPCVTSPVDVVRTKTPEPRRVAEIRSPITPIEDRPEAEEEEQPVSSPPVIEAGLISIIEESENEDITLSSTSETDESEHIVVNDTLEESALPLRDVTNTTTRKPLGSPSSSTKNVESTKHKSGAIPKNKITICDNLETSIELVRHEAYQRSPTHLTVSSVHIDSQTPRRSQLSFSTFKPDVYTNGGCSTPVLEQQKACGSVAPAPKSKPKKTRNTQNSGELQSSCELTLSGRPTRSCRPKSLKEPNLMSKMRNENSSK, from the exons ATGGAGCAGTACAAATTGATTAATGCGCAATTAATTCATCAAGTGCAAAGTCAGCGATTACTTATACATCAATTACAAGAAGCAGAGATTTTACTTAAAAGGAAGTTGATGGAAGCGCATGAAGAACGTTTAGCTGAGGCTCAATATAATGAATATAAGTTAAAAATTGCTATAAAGAATTTGTATGAATCTCTCAGTTTGAATGCTGTTGACAacaatatacatttttcaattaatcgAGCTCAAAAGTCacagtcgcaatcgcagtcaCAACCACAAGCATCAGAAAATGGTCGAAGCACAAAATCGAGCAGACTTTGCTCAGAATTTCGACGTTCGAGCATATTATTAGAAAGAAGCGCCACAATATCACCACGCCGAAGTCGTCGGTCAAGTAAAACATTAATTGAGGCAACGAGTCCCTGCGTTACG agtCCTGTCGATGTAGTCAGAACAAAAACTCCAGAGCCGCGGAGAGTGGCTGAAATTCGGTCACCAATTACACCTATAGAGGATAGaccagaagcagaagaagaagaacagcCTGTTTCGTCACCACCCGTGATTGAGGCAGGGCTCATATCGATTATCGAAGAAAGCGAAAATGAAGATATTACATTATCCTCAACTAGTGAGACTGATGAGAGCGAACATATAGTTGTGAACGATACATTGGAGGAATCCGCATTGCCATTGCGCGATGTGACCAACACTACAACTCGCAAACCACTCGGAAGTCCATCGAGCAGCACTAAAAATGTCGAAAGTACAAAGCACAAATCAGGTGCCATTCCaaagaataaaataactatttgCGATAATTTGGAAACAAGCATAGAGCTTGTCCGGCACGAAGCTTACCAAAGGTCACCAACACATCTGACAGTGAGTTCAGTGCATATCGATTCTCAGACGCCGCGTCGCAGTCAATTGAGTTTCAGCACTTTCAAGCCTGATGTATATACGAATGGTGGCTGCAGCACTCCAGTTCTGGAGCAACAAAAAGCTTGTGGCAGTGTCGCTCCTGCACCAAAATCGAAACCCAAAAAAACACGGAACACTCAGAATAGTGGTGAGCTACAGTCGAGCTGTGAGCTCACTCTCAGTGGGCGTCCTACTCGATCTTGTCGGCCCAAATCGCTGAAGGAGCCAAACCTTATGTCTAAAATGCGCAATGAAAATTCGTCTAAGTAG